The Alcaligenes faecalis sequence ATCCAGCTTGATCCCGCTATCTTGCGTCAAGGCCGACATCATCAAATGTCCTGGCGAGCCCATACCGGCAGAGCCGTAATTCATGGGCTTGGCGCGGGCACGCTCCAGAAACTCGGCTGGTGTTGTGATACCAGTTTTGCTGGGAACCACCAGGACCTGGTCAAAGGTACCCAGCAAGGATACCAGCTCCAGGGAGTCCTCGATCTTGAATTTACTGTTGACGTAAATATGGGGATTGGCCGTGGCAACCGTATCCAGAGTCAGCAGCAAGGTATTGCCATCCGGTTTGGCTCGGCCCACTGCGTCGGCAGCAATCGAGCCTGCCGCACCCGCGCGATTCTCCACCACAATAGTTTGACCAGTGGTTTCAGTAGCCTCGCGGGCCAACATGCGACCCAGGACATCCAGCGGGCCGCCTGCAGCGGAGCTGACGACAAGCGTGGCCACCTCGGCACTTTGGACTGGTGTAGCCAAAGGTAGGATCAGCGCACAAATGCTTACGTTGCGCAGCAAGGAAAGGATGGGCATAGAGGTCTCCAGATAGGGGTGGGTAACAGTATCTATCTCACGCTATCGCCAAAGGCAGGGGGCTGGTTTCGCTGTGAGCCATCATGGTGTCGATCAATTGACACAAAAGCGTTGTTTTTAACGTTTGCGCGTCAGGTTCATTCCACAAATTATGTTGTTCCAGTGGATCGGCTTGCAGATCGTACAGCTCTCCGATGTGACCGCCCTCGTACAGACTGAGACGATGCTGCTGTGTGACCAGCGAGCGCAGCTTGGTGCGAATAGGCGTATTGAACAGCTTGCGCTGGTTTTCTTCCTCAATCAATACGCCTGTTCGCCAATCCACGGCTTCGTTCTGTATCACTTTCAGCAAGGAGCGGCCTTGAATGCCGTTGTAGGGCAACTGGCCTGCGCGCTGCAGAACCGTAGGCGCGACGTCAATGGTAGAACAGACCATCGTGCTTGTGCCTTGAGATTTCGCATCCTTTGGGTCAAACCAGATAAAGGGGCTGCGAATAATGCTTTGGTAATGTACAGGGCCTTTGAGCATGAGCTGATGGTCGCCCATGAAATCGCCATGATCACTCATGAACATGACAATGGTGTTCTCCGCCTGGCCGGTGTGCTCCAGATGATCCAGAATGCGACCGATCTCGGCATCGATATGCGTGATGGAGCCGTAATTCAGAGCAATTGCCTCGCGCGCTTCGCGCTCTGAGCAGGCGAACAGCGTGGGCGTGTGCTTGATCGCTTTGCCTTCATCGCGCCGTTTATGGAGCAGTTGCAGATGGGCTGGCAAGGGATGGGGGCCCAGGTGGAAGGAGTCGGGCAGGCTGACCTCTTCAGGCTTGTACATATCCCAGTATTGACCGTGCGGGGTGTAGGGGTGATGGGGGTCGGGGAAGGAGCATTGAATGAAGAAGGGCTGTTGTTCCTGGGCATATTTATCCAGCACCGCGCGGGTACGCTCACCAATCCAGGCTGTGGTGCTGTACTCTTCTGGCACGCGGGTACGCCATGCTTGGCCGATACGACTCAATTCGTAGTCGGGAGTCGGGATGGCATTCTCAGGGCCGGATAGGGCGGCGATGTCAGGATGTTCATTTTGCAGCCAGCGACCATAGTCACCCCAGACCTGATCGCCGTGGTCAATGGCCAGGTCCACGTGTTCGTAACCGTAAAAAGGAAGTTGTACGCCGTGATCGGCGCGATCGCGCCACCATTGGCCACACTCCTGGCCGTAATCGTTGGTCGGCAGGGGTGGGCGGGCTTCCCCCTTGGTCGGTGGATCATCCGGGCGTGGGTAGAGGGGGGGGGTATCCGTTATGTTTTGCAAATGTGCCTTGCCCACCAAGGCAGTGCCCCAGCCTGCCTGACGCAGTACATCGACAAACGTGGTGGAGTCCAGCGGTAGGGGAACGCCGTTGTGGCGAGCGCCGTGTACCGAAGGCATGCGGCCAGTCATCAGGGAAGCACGGTTGGGCATGCAGATCGGGGTGGCGACGTAGAATCGCTCCGCACGCCAACCACGAGCGGCCAAAGAGTCCAGATTGGGTGTTTTTATTTCTTTATTGCCGTAACAAGCCAAATGGTCTGCACGGAGTTGATCCGCAATGATTAATAAAAAATTGGGTACTGACTGAGCCATGAAGTGCCTATTTTGTAGCTTCGGGTATACCCATTATGGAAGCAGTAGCCATAATGTTAAATTGAATAACTTGCAGGTATATATACTTCTTTCATATAGGTAAGTCATGAGCTGGAGTGAACGCATTCGCTTGAAGCATCTGCAGGTTTTAATTCGTTTGTGCGAACAAAAAAGCATGAGCGATGTGGCCCGGCAGTCCAATATGACCCAGCCTGCCTTGTCAAAATGGCTCAAGGACTTTGAAGACAGTATAGGTATGCCTTTGTTCGAGCGCCATGCGCGCGGTATTGAGCCTTTACCGGCGGCCTTGGCATTGGTCTCCCAGGCTCAAGGGGTGCTTAATCGCCTTGACCGCATGAATGCGACTTTGGAGCAATACCGGCAGGGATTCCGCCAGCAGTTTACCTTGGGTATTTCGCCGATGGTGGCCGCGGTTTATTTGCCGCAGTTGCTGGTGTATTTGCATCAGCGCGATCCGCAATGCCATATCCGGATTCAGGAAGGCACGCTGGATATTTTGAGCCGCAATCTGGAACAGGGTGAGCTGGACCTGGTTATTGGCCGTGTGGATGAAGCAGGCCGGAACCCGGCGATGGCGTATCTGCCGTTGGGCATGGTGCCTTTGGGGGTGGCCGCTTGCCGCAAGCATCCTTTGGCTCGGCAAGAGGAAGTGACCTGGGAGCAGACGCTGGAGTACCCCTGGGTATTACCGCCCAAAAACAGTCCTATGCGGCGCAGTTTCGAGTTGAGCCTGGATGCCAAGGGGCTGCCGTATCCCACTTGTGCGATCGAGTCTGCCTACGCGCATACCAATGCACGGGTGGCCGTTGGCAGTGATTTCCTGGTTCCCATGACGCGCAGTATGGTGCCGGTCTATCCGGAGCTCTGTATCCTGGAGCTGGGCTGGAGCGACCCGCGTTTGCACGGTCAGCTTGGTCTGTTGTGGCGCCCGCAGGACTCGGGTGAGCCAATGCTGGAAGAGGTCATTAGCTGGATGAGCAAGCAGCCTCACACAGTGTGATGTCAATCAGGGTCAGCAGGGGCTGACCCTGAAAGAGCTGACAGCTTGTTTTTTAAATGCATGTAACTAAAAATTGCCAGCATGCTATTTTGTTTCTTCTTGGCGAATTGATTGATGGGAACTGTTCTGGAAGGTTGGAAAAACTTGCAAGCGATCAGTATCAGCTCGGTGCGCGACACGCTGAGCGGGAAATACCATTCTCGTGACTTCATTCATGCCCGAATGGAGTACTTACGCAGCCGCGTCGTATTAGTTGGCTTGTTATTTGCCTTGTTGACGCCCCTTTGGACTGTGATGGACTGGTTGGTTTTGCCCGGCTGGCCCACACATTTAATGGCGGTGCGAGTGTTCAGTCTGGGGGGGCTGATCGCGTGTGTGTGGTTTGCTTTCAATGGCCACCAGCGTATCACCCGTATTTATGTGTTAAGTGGCCTGGTTTTTATTTTGCCAGCCTCTTTTTACGCCTATATGCTGCTCACGCTCTCGGGGGCCGGGCATTATGTGGTACTGGGTTACGGCTTTATCCCTTTTCTGTTGGTGGCGACCTTAAGCATTTTTCCCTTTACCTTGCTGGAGTCTGCGCTGGTAGGGGGCGCGTTAATTGCCTTGCAGGTATTGGCCAGTGTCAGTTCGGGAACCTGGATGACGGCGAAAGGTTTGCAGGATCTGTGGCTGTTGAGTGCTTTGCTGGTTGTGGCCCTGACCGCCAATTACTTTCATCTGGGACTTTTGTTGCGTTTATATCGGCAAGCCACGCACGATACCTTGACTGGGTTGCTGAACCGGGGGGCGGTCAGTCGTCAATTGGGGCAGGGACCTGTCCAGGAAAAACTGCATGTGTTGATGGTGGATCTGGATCATTTCAAACAGATCAACGATACCCATGGCCATTCGGTAGGGGATGATGTCTTGACGCGTACCGCGTCTTTATTCAAGGCGCATTTGGGGCCCCATGACTTGGCGGCACGTTATGGTGGCGAGGAGTTTGTGTTGATTCTGGCCGGGCGTCGTGATGAGCAGGCTTTGCGCTTTGCGGATTTGCTTTTGCGTCGGGTGCAGGAACAAACTTTCTACAATCATGACCGCGAGTCTTTTCAGATTACGGCCAGTATGGGCCTGGCAGTGTGTCTGCCCGGTCAGGTCATTGAAGAGGCGCTGGTTCAGGCTGATCAACGCCTGTATGACGCCAAGCGTGCGGGTCGCAACCAGGTGGTGGCGACAGATTAAACCTGTCGGGCTACGTCAACCAAGGGGGCCTGGAGTGGCAAAGACTCCAGGCCCCCTTGGCGATCGACTCCTTAGTAGTGCAGGGTTTGGCTTTCCTGGCTGGCCTTGTCTATGTCCTGATCGCTGATAGCATCGTTCTTGCACTTGAAGGCCGCAAACATTTCAAGCTGATCCGAGTGATGTGCGTCGGCTTCGCCTTTGGGATTGATGAAACCACTTTGCCCCGGCGCCATGATCGAGCACATGCGCACGCCAGCAGGGTCCAGCACGTACTGGAAGCGGGCGCTGCCGGTGTTCAGATAAGGCATGAGGCGGCGCTCGAACGCAGGGTCAGACCAAGGCACCCCAATCGCATTACGTGCCGCAAACAACATGGAAACAGAGGGAGCACGCCATTGCTGAGCTTGTGCGCCCTGCGCTTGCTCCAGCGAGGTGGCCGCTTGTTCCAGCGCATCCAGTACCAGCTCCTGGGCTGGACGACCTTGCAGGAAATCAATGGTCTGTGGCACACCAGCAGCCGGGCCCTGGATGGCGTTCCAGATCAGCTTGGCTGCCGCAGCGGGTTGGGCGCTGCGTGGATCATCCATGGCCGGGTACAGGCCTTGCGTGTAGGTCTGGTAGACGCTGTCAGGCAAACGACCTTTCAGGAATACAGGGACCGCAGCGTGCATCCAGGCCTGCATCACAGCCGGAGCACTGCCTTCGTAATGCTTGCCGTTGCTGGCGACGTGCAGCTTGTAGTCCCAGCCTCTCAACTGCTCGGCAGCTTGACGGGCCAGGGCACTGGCACGTGGCAGCTTGGCGGCTGCCTGGATGAGGGGGGCGAAGTAGCGCGCATTCAG is a genomic window containing:
- a CDS encoding tripartite tricarboxylate transporter substrate binding protein, which produces MPILSLLRNVSICALILPLATPVQSAEVATLVVSSAAGGPLDVLGRMLAREATETTGQTIVVENRAGAAGSIAADAVGRAKPDGNTLLLTLDTVATANPHIYVNSKFKIEDSLELVSLLGTFDQVLVVPSKTGITTPAEFLERARAKPMNYGSAGMGSPGHLMMSALTQDSGIKLDHIPYRSNSAVVNDMYGERLDSGFLTIAGVLGPIKEGLLTPLATSGGKRNPLLPEVPTLAEAKLPGLENFDESFSYLVFTTKGSPPEKIKAWNDLLSDIVKRPSTAETLRMLDIQAYDSSKVSPAQWVQQRNARWEQIVRENNIRSDQ
- a CDS encoding sulfatase-like hydrolase/transferase; the protein is MAQSVPNFLLIIADQLRADHLACYGNKEIKTPNLDSLAARGWRAERFYVATPICMPNRASLMTGRMPSVHGARHNGVPLPLDSTTFVDVLRQAGWGTALVGKAHLQNITDTPPLYPRPDDPPTKGEARPPLPTNDYGQECGQWWRDRADHGVQLPFYGYEHVDLAIDHGDQVWGDYGRWLQNEHPDIAALSGPENAIPTPDYELSRIGQAWRTRVPEEYSTTAWIGERTRAVLDKYAQEQQPFFIQCSFPDPHHPYTPHGQYWDMYKPEEVSLPDSFHLGPHPLPAHLQLLHKRRDEGKAIKHTPTLFACSEREAREAIALNYGSITHIDAEIGRILDHLEHTGQAENTIVMFMSDHGDFMGDHQLMLKGPVHYQSIIRSPFIWFDPKDAKSQGTSTMVCSTIDVAPTVLQRAGQLPYNGIQGRSLLKVIQNEAVDWRTGVLIEEENQRKLFNTPIRTKLRSLVTQQHRLSLYEGGHIGELYDLQADPLEQHNLWNEPDAQTLKTTLLCQLIDTMMAHSETSPLPLAIA
- a CDS encoding LysR family transcriptional regulator, which produces MSWSERIRLKHLQVLIRLCEQKSMSDVARQSNMTQPALSKWLKDFEDSIGMPLFERHARGIEPLPAALALVSQAQGVLNRLDRMNATLEQYRQGFRQQFTLGISPMVAAVYLPQLLVYLHQRDPQCHIRIQEGTLDILSRNLEQGELDLVIGRVDEAGRNPAMAYLPLGMVPLGVAACRKHPLARQEEVTWEQTLEYPWVLPPKNSPMRRSFELSLDAKGLPYPTCAIESAYAHTNARVAVGSDFLVPMTRSMVPVYPELCILELGWSDPRLHGQLGLLWRPQDSGEPMLEEVISWMSKQPHTV
- a CDS encoding GGDEF domain-containing protein, which encodes MGTVLEGWKNLQAISISSVRDTLSGKYHSRDFIHARMEYLRSRVVLVGLLFALLTPLWTVMDWLVLPGWPTHLMAVRVFSLGGLIACVWFAFNGHQRITRIYVLSGLVFILPASFYAYMLLTLSGAGHYVVLGYGFIPFLLVATLSIFPFTLLESALVGGALIALQVLASVSSGTWMTAKGLQDLWLLSALLVVALTANYFHLGLLLRLYRQATHDTLTGLLNRGAVSRQLGQGPVQEKLHVLMVDLDHFKQINDTHGHSVGDDVLTRTASLFKAHLGPHDLAARYGGEEFVLILAGRRDEQALRFADLLLRRVQEQTFYNHDRESFQITASMGLAVCLPGQVIEEALVQADQRLYDAKRAGRNQVVATD